The genomic segment CCTTTCTCTTCGGATTTATCATTGCCAACTGATGCAGTAAAATTCCGACGTTCATCAGCGTTAGCAGTAATAACTGGCATCCATACATCAGCAGTGTCACTTAAGAGTGACTGCACTTGTGGATCTGAAGCCAGAGCCGAGGATATCATTTCATCCACGTCATCTAACTTGGCTGATAATTTATCCAACTCTCTCGCTATTTCCAGCTATTGATAAAATCAAAGCACCCACATTAAGCAAACTCTTGAAAGATTTATGGTTATACTCTGAAAGGGGAACATTGCTTTTGGGGGTGGGGGTTTTTAACATctgaaaaaggtaaaaaaaggaCTTTATTGTACCTCATCAAGATTATTTGTCGACTTTGAAGGAAGTTTTGCAACCTCCAATCCAAGTGCTTCAATTTTGGAGCGCAGCTCAACTTCTTCCTCGTTTGATTGCGCTTCCACCTAGATTAACGAGACCAGTGAATGAAAAGAAACACCgacaaaacatcaaagattcaTAGGACCGagagataaaaattaagcaattaAGTTATGCCCTGTGTCCTATTTGTAACTGGGGATCA from the Populus nigra chromosome 1, ddPopNigr1.1, whole genome shotgun sequence genome contains:
- the LOC133669817 gene encoding uncharacterized protein LOC133669817, whose amino-acid sequence is MAEEGKSDAQLFQLLSNLLQQVEAQSNEEEVELRSKIEALGLEVAKLPSKSTNNLDELEIARELDKLSAKLDDVDEMISSALASDPQVQSLLSDTADVWMPVITANADERRNFTASVGNDKSEEKGENPK